The DNA segment TCTGGGCCGCGGGCGACAACGCCCAGGTGCCGGACCTCGTGGGCCGCAAGGCCGGCAACGAGAACGCCTGGTGCCCGCCGAACGCCCAGCACGCGCTGCGCCAGGCCAAGGTCCTCGGCGACAACGTGGTCTCCGGGATGCGGGGCTTCCCGCAGAAGGACTACAGCCACGCCAACAAGGGCGCGGTGGCGGGCCTCGGCCTGCACAAGGGCGTCGCGATGATCGTCATGGGCAAGATGAAGATCAAGCTCAAGGGTCGTCTCGCCTGGTACATGCACCGTGGCTACCACGGTCTCGCGATGCCGACCTGGAACCGCAAGATCCGCGTCTTCGCCGACTGGACGCTCGCCGTGTTCCTCAAGCGCGAGGTCGTCTCGCTGGGTGCGATCCAGTCCCCGCGCGAGGAGTTCTACGAGGCCGCGAAGCCGGCGCCGCTGCCCGCGGCCGCCAAGCCGGTCCCGGCCGAGAAGGCCGAGAGCGAGAAGGCCAAGGCCTCCTGACCGCAGGCTTCCCGGCCGCAGGCCACCCGACCGGCAGACCCCTTCAGGCCCGTGCCCGGTCGGTGCCCCCGGCCCGCCCGACCCGACGGCCCGCCCGTCGGAAGCGGCAGGCCATCGGCCGGGCCGTCTTCGGCTCCTCGAAAGGGCCGCCCGCCATCCGTGGTGCGGGCGGCCCTTTCCGGCGTTTTGCCCACCCATGACGCGCGCCGGGGGGTGCCATGCGCCCCGCAGGTGTTTTCTTGGTGACGACATTCCGGGATTTCCCCTCCCCAGGCTCCCGACCTCGCTCGAGCAGGGGACGGCTCTATCGGAGGTGTACACCATGAGAGACGCCGCTCCGCGGCTGAAGAGCCTTGTCGAACAGGTGGTGGGCGCGCCCCTCCCGCTGCGTATCCGTGCCTGGGACGGATCGCAGGCCGGTCCGCCGGGCGCCCCGGTCCTCGTCGTACGCAACCGCCGTGCCCTGCGCCGCCTGCTGTGGAAGCCGGGCGAACTCGGCCTCGCCCGCGCCTGGGTGGCCGGCGACCTCGGCCTCGAGGGCGACCTGTACACCGCCCTCGAGGCCATCTCCGGCCTCGTCTGGCAGCGTGGCGAGGACGCTCCCACCCTCGCCCGGTCCCTGCGCGACCCGGGCGTCCGCTCCGCCGTCCGCGGCCTCGTCGCGCTGGCCGGTCCGCCGCTGCCGCCCGGCCCGCCCCCGGAGGAGGTCCGCAGGCCCCGCCGAGGTCTCCACACCAAGCGCAGCGACCGGCGCGCCATCAGCCACCACTACGACGTCGGCAACGACTTCTACGAGATCGTCCTCGGTCCGTCCATGGTGTACTCCTGCGCCTACTGGCCCGCCCCGCCCCCGCGGGCCACCCTCGAACAGGCCCAGCACGACAAGCTCGAACTCGTCTGCCGCAAACTTGCCCTGACGTCCGGACAGCGGCTCCTGGACGTCGGCTGCGGCTGGGGCTCCATGGCGGTCCACGCCGCCCGCGAGCACGGAGTGAGCGTCGTCGGCGTCACCCTCTCCCAGCAGCAGGCCGGGTACGCACGCAAGCGCGTCGCCGAAGAAGGGCTCACCGACCGCGTCGAGATCCGTGTCCAGGACTACCGTGACGTCACGGACGGTCCCTACGACGCCATCTCCTCGATCGGCATGGCCGAACACGTCGGCTCCCCGCGCTATCTGGAGTACGCCACCGCTCTGCACCGTCTCCTGAAGCCCGGCGGACGGCTGCTGAACCACCAGATCGCGCGCCGCCCGC comes from the Streptomyces sp. KMM 9044 genome and includes:
- a CDS encoding SAM-dependent methyltransferase, yielding MRDAAPRLKSLVEQVVGAPLPLRIRAWDGSQAGPPGAPVLVVRNRRALRRLLWKPGELGLARAWVAGDLGLEGDLYTALEAISGLVWQRGEDAPTLARSLRDPGVRSAVRGLVALAGPPLPPGPPPEEVRRPRRGLHTKRSDRRAISHHYDVGNDFYEIVLGPSMVYSCAYWPAPPPRATLEQAQHDKLELVCRKLALTSGQRLLDVGCGWGSMAVHAAREHGVSVVGVTLSQQQAGYARKRVAEEGLTDRVEIRVQDYRDVTDGPYDAISSIGMAEHVGSPRYLEYATALHRLLKPGGRLLNHQIARRPQRDETEYELTPFIDAYVFPDGELALVGTTVSLLERAGLETRDVESIREHYALTLRRWVANLEADWDRAVSLAGPGRARVWRLYMAASALAFERNRLGVNQVLAVKTPGSGASGLPLRARTWN